One part of the Sporosarcina ureae genome encodes these proteins:
- a CDS encoding FTR1 family iron permease — translation MTHSSRLYKWIAVMLIVIVLPIRPAFAETETNYSDLYISISDSIMQTKKANDAEALSSLQEFESIWQQQKLESSEYTKEIDKTLKKALKADSATRGELLSSLSKAVHELEKSENPVDELAEREKFGKAMELAIADLQQAIESDSLEEIKQANQQFVSTWTRNERPVREQSISAYGAIETSMAFMRITLAEEKPNLEAYRTQFDDLTVIVDQFVNGTLKETATEDYSLTTLIALLDKSSDSLQSGKLDDAKKSLREFIQIWPNVEGEVRTKNASLYTQLENELPLMIGQLSNSGYDVEKADGQLQDFKQQIALLQTNDSFSFWDSALILLREGLEALLIIMALLTFLTNANQQGMRKWVYVGAGAGITLSIVVAIMMSTVLQSVTIGNDREMMEGYVGLVAAALMIGVGIWMHQKSNVASWNRYISKQMGQAISTGSVLAMASVSFLSVFREGAETIVFYAGIAPKMSTLEFVMGILLAVVILAIVAFIFMKLSHRIPIHRFFAVATILIYVLAFKIIGVSLHTLQLTNVINTTVQPRLPIIDVIGFYPTTETIMAQLGLLVIIVVVAWVRKAGNHSKAQLSN, via the coding sequence GTGACTCACTCTTCTCGATTATATAAATGGATAGCAGTAATGCTGATCGTCATAGTTTTACCGATACGCCCTGCGTTCGCTGAGACCGAAACAAATTATAGTGATCTCTATATCTCCATCAGTGATTCGATCATGCAAACGAAAAAAGCGAATGATGCAGAAGCATTATCTTCTTTGCAAGAATTTGAATCAATTTGGCAACAACAGAAATTGGAGAGTTCAGAGTACACGAAGGAAATCGATAAGACGTTAAAGAAAGCTTTGAAAGCTGACTCTGCAACACGCGGAGAGTTATTGAGTTCTTTATCCAAAGCGGTACACGAACTGGAGAAGTCAGAAAATCCAGTTGACGAACTAGCAGAGCGCGAGAAATTCGGCAAAGCGATGGAACTTGCGATTGCAGATTTACAACAAGCAATTGAGTCCGATTCGCTTGAAGAGATCAAACAAGCTAATCAACAGTTCGTTTCCACATGGACACGCAATGAACGACCTGTGCGTGAACAAAGTATTTCAGCATACGGTGCAATTGAAACGAGTATGGCGTTCATGCGAATCACGTTAGCGGAAGAAAAACCAAATCTCGAAGCATACCGTACGCAGTTTGATGATCTGACTGTCATTGTTGATCAGTTCGTCAATGGGACATTGAAAGAAACAGCAACTGAAGATTATTCTTTGACCACGTTGATTGCATTATTAGATAAAAGTTCAGATTCGTTACAAAGTGGAAAGCTTGATGACGCGAAGAAGTCATTACGTGAGTTCATTCAAATCTGGCCAAATGTTGAAGGAGAAGTGCGTACGAAAAACGCTTCACTTTATACACAGCTTGAAAATGAATTACCGTTGATGATCGGTCAATTGTCGAATAGCGGCTATGATGTTGAAAAAGCGGATGGCCAGTTGCAAGATTTTAAACAGCAAATCGCCTTACTTCAAACAAATGACAGTTTCAGCTTTTGGGACTCTGCTTTGATTCTATTACGTGAGGGTCTGGAAGCATTGCTGATTATTATGGCGTTGCTGACATTCTTGACGAATGCCAATCAGCAAGGAATGCGCAAATGGGTATATGTCGGTGCGGGCGCGGGAATTACGCTTAGTATTGTAGTGGCCATCATGATGTCGACCGTATTGCAGTCTGTCACGATTGGCAATGACCGCGAAATGATGGAAGGCTATGTCGGACTTGTAGCTGCCGCATTGATGATCGGTGTTGGAATTTGGATGCATCAAAAATCCAATGTGGCTTCATGGAATCGTTATATATCCAAGCAAATGGGTCAAGCGATTTCTACAGGGAGCGTGCTTGCGATGGCTTCGGTCAGTTTCCTTTCTGTATTTAGAGAAGGTGCGGAAACGATTGTGTTTTACGCGGGGATTGCGCCAAAGATGTCCACACTTGAGTTTGTGATGGGGATTCTGCTAGCAGTTGTCATATTGGCGATCGTAGCATTTATTTTCATGAAGTTAAGCCACCGCATTCCGATTCATCGCTTCTTCGCAGTGGCGACGATTTTGATTTATGTACTGGCGTTTAAAATTATCGGTGTGAGTTTGCATACGTTGCAGTTGACGAATGTAATTAACACAACTGTGCAACCGCGCTTGCCAATTATTGATGTGATCGGTTTTTATCCTACCACTGAAACGATCATGGCACAGCTTGGGTTGCTAGTAATTATTGTAGTGGTGGCTTGGGTCAGAAAAGCAGGCAACCATTCCAAAGCACAGCTTTCGAATTAA